The Grimontia kaedaensis genome has a window encoding:
- a CDS encoding LysR family transcriptional regulator, whose product MKRRDIPSLDDLRAFEAVGRLGSVRAAADDLALTHGAVSRRVSKLSEDIQVSLLEPIGRGVQLTPEGEKLNKLMRSFFEDLADTLEEIRTPIPSKPVLLSCERSVAMHWLIPYLSQFQDTRPDIEINLSVGGGHFDFKRDGITLALRRMDFSVDPRWKVEPLFEEEMGPVMTEKQRELFEQGDYVALSSKTRPDAWRDWLALCPDAKPPREYRFLDHHFLMVESAVNGLGVAICPKVLAINELKKQRLVSPLGFVKDGSYYGLLYESKKPLSSEAAEVKRWLKSLGESLSDD is encoded by the coding sequence ATGAAACGGAGAGATATCCCGTCTTTGGATGACTTGCGAGCTTTTGAGGCCGTGGGCAGGCTGGGCTCCGTCAGGGCTGCGGCAGACGATTTGGCCCTCACTCATGGCGCTGTCAGTCGACGTGTCAGCAAGCTTTCAGAAGACATACAAGTGAGTCTGTTGGAACCGATAGGTAGAGGCGTTCAGTTAACGCCGGAAGGGGAAAAGCTGAACAAACTGATGCGGAGCTTCTTTGAAGACCTTGCCGATACACTAGAAGAAATTAGAACACCTATCCCTTCAAAACCGGTGTTGTTATCTTGTGAGCGCTCGGTGGCGATGCATTGGCTCATCCCATATCTCAGTCAGTTTCAGGACACGAGACCAGATATTGAAATCAATCTTTCTGTTGGGGGAGGACATTTTGACTTTAAACGGGATGGCATCACGTTAGCGCTTCGAAGAATGGATTTCAGTGTTGACCCGCGTTGGAAGGTCGAGCCGTTGTTTGAGGAAGAAATGGGCCCCGTGATGACGGAAAAACAGCGTGAGTTATTTGAACAAGGTGATTACGTTGCCTTGTCCAGTAAAACCCGTCCAGACGCATGGCGAGACTGGTTGGCACTCTGTCCAGACGCGAAACCTCCCCGTGAATATCGTTTTCTTGATCACCATTTTCTGATGGTTGAATCGGCCGTGAATGGTTTGGGTGTGGCGATATGTCCGAAAGTATTGGCGATTAATGAGCTAAAAAAACAGCGATTGGTTAGCCCTCTGGGTTTTGTTAAAGACGGTTCTTACTATGGGTTGTTGTATGAAAGCAAGAAGCCATTAAGCAGCGAAGCGGCAGAGGTTAAACGCTGGCTTAAATCTCTGGGAGAGTCTTTAAGCGACGATTAA
- a CDS encoding four-carbon acid sugar kinase family protein — MKVRIIADDLTSAADAALPFYEKGKHCEVVLNHHQNPSAQVVSIDTNSRSLTEELAYEITKQAADNAQENELIIKTIDSTLRGHIEAEIRAAFHASRKQHLVIAPAFPDAGRITRAGVQYVNGTPVAESSYGKDPVHPALTSSIVELVPADIGAIAVLAGDASSEAVNEALTSNKVLILDADSQPALDLLVSHFPNPEKILWVGSPGLARALAVRFESQPSESSFPFKASRLLVVIGSANEVSHQQKAQLECTSIGLEEQNSHAHELAMLAAPSIKNADPKSVLHKLSSEAARLITHARYDGLIATGGETSRAILDRIGVTTMTLCHQLEKGFPVCHAVLPHSETPFLIGLKAGGFGNPDSLKNAIYQFGFNHKGERHVSE; from the coding sequence ATGAAAGTACGCATCATTGCTGACGATTTAACAAGTGCTGCAGACGCTGCCTTACCTTTCTATGAAAAGGGCAAACATTGTGAAGTGGTTCTTAATCATCACCAAAATCCAAGCGCACAAGTTGTCTCTATCGACACGAACTCTCGCAGTCTGACCGAAGAGTTGGCTTACGAGATAACCAAACAGGCAGCCGACAATGCGCAAGAAAATGAACTGATCATCAAAACTATCGATTCCACGTTGCGTGGGCACATTGAAGCGGAGATCCGCGCCGCTTTTCATGCCAGTAGAAAACAGCATCTTGTTATCGCCCCCGCCTTTCCAGACGCTGGGCGCATAACCAGAGCTGGCGTTCAGTACGTTAATGGCACTCCTGTTGCTGAATCCAGTTATGGGAAAGATCCGGTACACCCTGCGCTCACATCTTCGATTGTTGAGTTGGTTCCCGCAGATATTGGCGCTATCGCGGTATTGGCGGGAGATGCTTCTTCCGAAGCCGTTAATGAGGCATTGACGAGTAACAAGGTGCTCATTCTGGATGCCGACTCTCAGCCAGCACTGGATTTATTGGTCAGTCATTTCCCAAACCCTGAAAAGATTCTTTGGGTTGGCTCGCCAGGCTTGGCTCGAGCGCTGGCCGTAAGGTTTGAGAGTCAACCCTCTGAGAGTTCGTTTCCCTTTAAGGCTTCCAGATTACTCGTGGTGATAGGCAGTGCAAACGAAGTTAGCCACCAGCAAAAGGCGCAGCTCGAATGCACATCCATTGGCTTAGAAGAACAGAATTCCCACGCGCATGAGCTCGCTATGCTCGCCGCACCATCAATAAAAAACGCAGACCCAAAAAGCGTGTTGCACAAGCTATCAAGCGAAGCAGCTCGTCTTATTACTCACGCGCGCTATGACGGATTGATCGCAACAGGCGGTGAGACTTCCCGCGCTATTTTGGATCGCATTGGCGTGACCACTATGACGCTGTGTCACCAGTTGGAGAAAGGCTTTCCGGTTTGTCACGCCGTTCTGCCCCATTCAGAAACACCTTTTCTTATCGGGTTAAAAGCAGGGGGATTTGGCAACCCAGATTCCCTGAAAAATGCCATCTACCAATTCGGATTCAACCACAAAGGAGAACGTCATGTTAGCGAATGA
- the pdxA gene encoding 4-hydroxythreonine-4-phosphate dehydrogenase PdxA yields the protein MLANEKPIAITMGDPSGIGPEIIMKALNNPEPLPTCVVIGDLTVIESTLAICQPHMKLNVVAHPRDARRQRGVLNLLVSSHLDKHPRVGQVQSDSGEMAFKAILKAIELAKNGEVSGVVTAPINKESLNLAKVPYPGHTEIFADYGGADDVAMMLLNESIKTVLVTVHCSLRNAIEQADFNAQCRAIELAHNACIQFGIPEPRIAVAGLNPHAGENGLFGDEEKNIITPAIEYAKRKGINASGPWPGDTVFMQAREGRFDIVVAQYHDQGLIPVKYMGLDEGVNVTLGLPFIRTSPDHGTGFDIAGKGIASPSSLLASIRCAHQLSQNRNTLNQPEESQYEL from the coding sequence ATGTTAGCGAATGAAAAGCCGATTGCTATTACCATGGGTGATCCTTCCGGTATTGGGCCAGAAATCATTATGAAAGCCCTGAATAATCCAGAACCATTGCCGACTTGCGTGGTAATTGGAGACCTCACCGTCATCGAGTCGACATTGGCAATCTGCCAGCCCCACATGAAGTTAAATGTTGTCGCTCACCCTCGTGATGCTCGACGTCAACGAGGCGTTCTGAACCTACTCGTCAGCAGTCATCTCGACAAACACCCGCGCGTGGGCCAGGTACAAAGTGACAGCGGAGAAATGGCATTTAAAGCCATTTTGAAAGCCATCGAGTTGGCAAAAAATGGCGAGGTTTCTGGCGTGGTAACTGCGCCCATCAACAAAGAATCGTTGAATCTTGCCAAGGTGCCTTACCCCGGACATACCGAGATTTTTGCAGATTACGGCGGAGCAGATGATGTGGCCATGATGTTGTTAAACGAGAGCATCAAAACCGTGCTCGTCACTGTGCATTGTTCCTTGCGAAATGCCATCGAGCAGGCTGATTTCAACGCACAATGCCGTGCGATTGAACTGGCACATAACGCCTGTATTCAGTTTGGCATTCCGGAGCCTCGCATTGCGGTCGCAGGTCTGAATCCACACGCTGGAGAAAACGGACTTTTCGGTGATGAGGAGAAGAACATCATCACTCCCGCTATCGAATACGCAAAGCGAAAAGGCATCAATGCCTCTGGTCCATGGCCCGGAGACACTGTGTTTATGCAGGCCAGAGAAGGAAGATTCGATATCGTCGTCGCCCAATATCACGATCAGGGGCTGATACCGGTGAAGTACATGGGGCTAGATGAAGGCGTTAATGTCACACTCGGATTACCCTTTATCCGCACCAGCCCAGACCACGGAACAGGTTTCGATATTGCAGGTAAAGGCATCGCCTCGCCCTCTAGTCTGCTGGCATCTATCCGATGCGCCCACCAGCTATCACAAAACAGAAATACACTGAACCAACCAGAGGAGAGCCAGTATGAGCTTTGA
- a CDS encoding 4-hydroxythreonine-4-phosphate dehydrogenase: MSFDFIFMLTENDKTIPDARERIKEVIDGGAIHIGFKDVGLPFEELQLLAEDIRQAGAFVYLEVVSLDQESEIRSAKAAMTLNVDYLLGGTRPELVAPLVRNHPLKYYPFAGEIEGHPSILSGSVASIAQHAGDISAIDGVDGLDLLAYRFAGDVPELMRRVCEASSKSVIMAGSIDNQERIEAVYQSGASGFTVGTAAFAGAFPSEKPGLQSQVSAISKKCLEVQQSPRPTG; encoded by the coding sequence ATGAGCTTTGATTTTATCTTTATGCTGACAGAGAACGACAAAACCATCCCTGACGCGCGCGAGAGAATAAAAGAGGTGATTGATGGCGGAGCGATACATATCGGCTTCAAAGATGTCGGTTTGCCTTTTGAAGAACTGCAGTTGCTGGCTGAGGATATTCGCCAGGCAGGAGCGTTTGTCTATCTGGAAGTGGTGAGTTTGGATCAGGAGAGTGAAATCCGGTCAGCGAAAGCAGCAATGACGTTAAACGTCGATTATCTGCTTGGTGGTACGAGGCCGGAACTGGTCGCTCCATTGGTGAGAAACCACCCTCTCAAGTACTACCCTTTTGCAGGAGAAATCGAAGGACATCCGAGCATTCTGAGTGGCAGTGTCGCTAGCATTGCCCAGCATGCAGGAGATATTTCAGCTATCGATGGCGTCGACGGGCTAGATTTGCTGGCGTACCGTTTCGCGGGAGATGTACCCGAGTTAATGCGCAGAGTATGTGAAGCGTCATCAAAGTCGGTCATTATGGCAGGGAGTATTGATAACCAAGAGCGTATTGAGGCGGTATACCAATCAGGTGCCTCAGGCTTCACGGTCGGCACGGCAGCCTTTGCGGGTGCATTTCCATCAGAAAAGCCGGGGTTACAGAGTCAGGTCAGCGCCATATCCAAGAAGTGTCTGGAAGTTCAGCAATCACCTCGACCGACTGGATAG
- a CDS encoding methyl-accepting chemotaxis protein: protein MSVRQRLLVAFTLFLASTIGLGSLALWISSRSTDAYSEYVNEQLPEVWALLALERDHRDLSTLSQKIKAQLLFWGEITPQFESFQVNYQASWEQLYQHPSLSEWVRANAENKEKIDAYVTKLSRAIKDKSFYDAGRVVDFDLYPAVDPMLVAISEKLAERREYANVSAGGLIAFLKQQSMFIMAAIGIAIIVAVILMLWLHHTVIIRMNRISTALTNIDTESDLTVRLEDHYKDEVSAIVRASNNLLEKFNHFVTHINTRTGELDEQSGTLDGQSHRVSDINKDTQSQINEVAQSLTVMETATSDIVSAVNNTRECIGKMAKDNGDLQAQMTATERSIAYSVDSVGKVAITMETLRATSEKISGVTDVIESIAEQTNLLALNAAIEAARAGEQGRGFAVVADEVRSLSKRTSESTGDIRNWINDLISQVEDASSLLSETKMASENNQQASVQLQQYLSEMHRTFEGLEQLSAEAGVALNSQHREIEHLTERRRELKRGSQSLTDAINTTSNVSGQLSSQSSELSKLTMQFKT, encoded by the coding sequence ATGAGCGTACGTCAGCGATTGCTGGTGGCATTCACACTTTTTCTCGCGTCAACGATAGGACTTGGCAGTTTGGCGCTGTGGATTTCATCCCGTTCGACCGATGCGTATTCGGAATACGTGAACGAACAGCTTCCTGAAGTATGGGCGCTCTTGGCGCTTGAAAGAGATCATCGAGACCTCTCAACCCTTTCTCAAAAGATTAAAGCTCAGCTTCTGTTTTGGGGCGAAATCACACCGCAGTTTGAGAGCTTCCAAGTAAATTACCAAGCGAGCTGGGAGCAGCTCTATCAGCATCCTTCTCTTAGTGAATGGGTTCGTGCCAACGCGGAAAATAAAGAGAAGATTGATGCTTATGTCACTAAGTTATCCCGTGCGATTAAAGACAAAAGCTTCTATGACGCTGGGCGAGTGGTCGACTTTGATTTATATCCGGCGGTAGACCCAATGTTAGTGGCGATCAGTGAAAAGCTGGCAGAGCGGCGCGAATATGCGAATGTTTCTGCAGGTGGATTGATCGCCTTTTTAAAGCAACAGTCGATGTTCATCATGGCCGCAATTGGTATAGCGATCATTGTTGCAGTGATTCTGATGTTGTGGCTGCACCACACCGTCATCATTCGTATGAATAGGATTTCGACGGCACTGACCAACATTGATACGGAATCTGATCTTACTGTGCGTCTTGAAGACCATTACAAAGATGAAGTGTCAGCCATTGTCCGGGCATCCAATAATTTGCTGGAGAAGTTCAATCATTTCGTCACGCACATCAATACCAGAACTGGGGAGTTGGATGAGCAATCCGGTACGCTCGACGGCCAGAGCCACAGGGTGTCGGATATTAACAAAGATACTCAGTCGCAAATCAATGAAGTGGCTCAGTCTTTGACTGTGATGGAAACAGCGACCTCAGACATTGTGTCGGCAGTTAACAACACGCGTGAATGTATCGGCAAAATGGCCAAAGACAATGGTGATCTTCAGGCGCAAATGACCGCAACAGAGAGGTCAATTGCTTACAGTGTCGATTCTGTCGGCAAAGTGGCAATCACGATGGAAACTCTGAGAGCCACCAGTGAAAAAATCTCTGGGGTGACTGATGTGATTGAGTCCATTGCTGAACAAACCAACCTGTTGGCGCTCAATGCGGCTATTGAAGCTGCACGCGCTGGCGAGCAGGGCAGAGGCTTTGCCGTCGTCGCAGATGAGGTTCGTAGTTTGTCGAAACGTACGTCTGAATCGACGGGAGACATTCGGAACTGGATTAACGATCTGATTTCACAGGTTGAAGATGCAAGCTCACTATTGAGCGAGACTAAGATGGCGAGTGAAAACAACCAGCAGGCGAGTGTGCAGCTCCAACAATATCTCAGTGAAATGCACCGCACGTTTGAAGGCTTGGAACAACTCAGTGCAGAAGCTGGTGTGGCGCTAAATTCCCAGCATCGCGAGATCGAACACCTGACAGAGCGAAGAAGGGAGTTGAAGCGCGGAAGCCAGTCATTGACTGATGCCATCAATACCACCAGTAATGTCAGTGGTCAGCTAAGCAGTCAGTCGAGTGAGCTGTCTAAACTCACGATGCAGTTTAAGACCTAA
- a CDS encoding GNAT family N-acetyltransferase — protein sequence MNYTTYQKTDIESIIELFHTTFANSEGEAEGKVLGAFAREMMETTPEQDLQVFVAKDGEKIVGSVMFSTLTLESDKTAKLLSPMAVSTEVQGKGIGQALINHALSILKSQGVDIAVTYGDPNFYSKVGFAQISEEVIKAPLPLSFPEGWLGQSLNGEGLEAISGESGCVPALNNPELW from the coding sequence ATGAATTACACCACTTACCAAAAGACCGATATCGAATCGATTATTGAGTTGTTCCATACGACATTTGCGAATTCTGAAGGTGAAGCAGAAGGCAAAGTGCTTGGCGCATTTGCCCGCGAAATGATGGAAACCACGCCTGAGCAAGATTTACAGGTATTCGTTGCCAAAGACGGAGAAAAAATTGTTGGCAGCGTGATGTTTTCCACGCTCACTTTGGAAAGTGATAAAACAGCCAAGCTGCTATCGCCAATGGCGGTGAGTACAGAAGTTCAAGGCAAAGGTATTGGTCAGGCGCTGATTAACCATGCATTGAGTATTCTTAAATCCCAAGGCGTCGATATCGCTGTGACCTATGGCGATCCTAACTTCTACAGCAAGGTGGGATTTGCACAAATCAGCGAAGAGGTTATCAAAGCGCCTTTGCCATTGAGTTTCCCGGAAGGTTGGCTGGGACAGTCGCTAAATGGCGAAGGTTTAGAGGCCATTTCAGGTGAATCCGGCTGTGTACCTGCACTGAACAATCCAGAACTTTGGTAG
- a CDS encoding methyltransferase domain-containing protein yields MYRISELADLVGLSRTALLYYEKQGLIQGKRLENSYRVYSDKDVQRVRLIQKLQAGGLTLKECKACLNAKVDRELLQSRLKQLDEEIAHKQQSRQLLAALLGEGDLKAWHESVDTIAPDAHLEWLIKQGFSEKEALHLKWLSKDMNEHDRYMADFMRVFETLDRWGPGSEEETFRALSSAKFSPKTLLEIGCGKGIATTVLAKHTDAAITALDNEPSVLNRLNERAAELGFSGRIRTVNASMTELPFDPESFDLIWAEGCAYIMGVENALKQWRKVLKHDGVLVLSDLVWLTDTPSDETKAFWLQEYPDIGSISRREEQAKATGYEIIESFTLAPEAWENYFKPLEKRVNALKADMPESAALKDIQAELNIYNRYLNEFSYQVFVLKKKGR; encoded by the coding sequence ATGTACCGCATTTCCGAGCTGGCGGATTTGGTTGGATTATCCCGCACGGCGCTGCTTTATTACGAAAAGCAGGGACTGATTCAGGGTAAACGTTTGGAAAACAGTTATCGCGTTTACAGTGACAAAGATGTTCAGCGCGTCCGCCTTATCCAGAAGCTTCAGGCTGGAGGTTTAACGCTCAAGGAATGCAAAGCTTGCCTGAATGCCAAGGTCGATCGTGAGCTGCTGCAGAGTCGCCTGAAACAGTTGGACGAAGAGATTGCACATAAACAGCAATCACGACAATTGTTAGCGGCGCTACTGGGTGAAGGGGACTTAAAAGCTTGGCATGAATCTGTCGACACAATAGCCCCAGACGCGCATCTCGAGTGGTTAATAAAGCAGGGCTTCAGTGAAAAAGAGGCGCTGCACTTGAAATGGTTATCAAAAGACATGAATGAACATGACCGCTACATGGCCGACTTTATGCGTGTTTTCGAGACGTTGGATCGTTGGGGGCCAGGTTCGGAAGAGGAAACATTTCGTGCGCTCAGCAGTGCGAAGTTTTCGCCGAAGACATTGCTTGAGATTGGTTGTGGTAAAGGCATTGCGACGACTGTGTTGGCAAAACATACCGACGCAGCGATTACAGCGCTGGACAATGAGCCTTCTGTGCTTAACCGCTTGAACGAGCGTGCAGCCGAACTCGGCTTTTCAGGTCGCATTAGAACAGTGAATGCGAGCATGACGGAATTGCCCTTTGACCCTGAGAGTTTTGACCTGATTTGGGCAGAAGGCTGTGCCTACATCATGGGGGTAGAAAATGCGCTTAAACAGTGGCGCAAAGTGCTCAAGCATGACGGTGTTTTGGTGTTAAGTGATTTGGTCTGGCTGACCGACACGCCAAGTGACGAAACCAAAGCATTCTGGCTACAGGAATACCCAGACATTGGCTCGATTTCCCGACGTGAAGAACAGGCGAAAGCGACAGGATATGAAATCATAGAGAGTTTTACGCTCGCTCCAGAGGCTTGGGAAAACTACTTCAAGCCGTTGGAAAAAAGAGTCAATGCGCTGAAAGCAGACATGCCGGAATCAGCAGCGCTGAAGGATATTCAGGCTGAACTGAACATCTACAACCGATATTTGAACGAATTTAGTTATCAGGTCTTTGTGCTTAAAAAGAAAGGCCGCTAG
- a CDS encoding HEAT repeat domain-containing protein produces the protein MKSKLSTQHAVLADFTNVLSFELDMEGGVPNKGVVFDVKFESEDPNTQIPSYLGFTFGYRDGAFKDVSMLGLEPMHPLNIMTALLQQFSYYEGIQSLQLPDGTHTYLYEINGDSVTRKKAADIGSSASYQTLADSDSWQLTIDNFAFPSKLKNITRKTISMDVNELKLEQQIFIKPIAPRGTLFASANYNAEANSRYLVALNDTTPDVEVTDENFMETLIAFDANPTLDTAKVLGVYLVNQGWGFVRDLLTSEDITDSMRSSLIFALERSGEQEAEYVLSSIIEDDALAETDRLRAIMSISKMGEINSQVALSTLQNMLSHSNRLLAQTAILNIGILGKQNPRMTNEVTGFLANKLASSGAGYSELLAIANLGNAELDNRVLPYLESEYADERQVAAKMLSRNPEMQSRLLTQMLNDGHPSVVKAITSGIENNSQNLKLSESYQAQLRSRIDSPNILAPTRDLLFAFLANNAQPTALNKSIARKILETPDVSASTLALAQDLISR, from the coding sequence GTGAAGTCCAAACTTTCAACACAGCACGCCGTTTTGGCCGATTTTACCAATGTACTGAGCTTTGAACTCGACATGGAAGGTGGAGTGCCAAACAAAGGCGTTGTGTTTGACGTGAAGTTTGAGTCAGAAGACCCCAATACCCAAATCCCTTCGTATCTAGGATTTACTTTCGGGTACCGTGACGGTGCATTCAAGGATGTTTCCATGCTTGGCTTAGAGCCAATGCATCCGCTGAATATCATGACAGCATTGCTTCAGCAGTTCTCTTACTACGAGGGTATTCAGAGCCTGCAACTGCCAGATGGCACCCACACTTATCTCTATGAGATTAACGGTGACTCAGTCACTCGCAAGAAAGCCGCAGACATTGGCAGTTCAGCAAGCTATCAAACGTTGGCTGATAGCGACAGCTGGCAATTAACAATAGACAATTTTGCTTTTCCCTCAAAGCTCAAAAACATCACCCGAAAAACCATTTCGATGGATGTGAATGAGCTGAAATTAGAACAACAAATTTTCATTAAACCTATCGCACCGAGAGGAACCTTGTTTGCTTCGGCAAACTACAATGCTGAAGCAAACAGTCGGTACCTAGTGGCACTGAACGACACAACGCCAGATGTGGAAGTGACCGATGAAAACTTTATGGAGACTTTGATAGCGTTCGATGCAAACCCGACATTGGATACGGCGAAGGTGCTTGGGGTCTACTTAGTGAATCAGGGATGGGGGTTCGTACGGGATTTACTGACCTCAGAAGATATCACCGACAGCATGCGTTCCAGTCTGATCTTTGCCCTCGAACGTTCTGGAGAACAAGAGGCGGAATACGTGTTGTCCTCCATCATTGAAGATGACGCTTTAGCAGAAACGGATCGTCTTCGAGCGATAATGTCTATTTCTAAAATGGGGGAGATTAACAGCCAGGTTGCCCTCAGCACGCTTCAAAACATGCTTAGCCATTCCAATCGTCTGTTGGCGCAAACCGCCATACTGAACATCGGCATATTGGGTAAACAGAACCCGAGGATGACCAATGAGGTCACAGGGTTTCTTGCCAACAAACTGGCTTCAAGTGGGGCGGGCTACAGTGAACTGTTGGCTATCGCCAATCTGGGTAATGCAGAACTCGACAACCGCGTGCTGCCATATCTGGAAAGTGAGTATGCTGATGAAAGGCAAGTGGCAGCCAAAATGCTGAGCCGGAATCCAGAAATGCAATCAAGGCTGCTGACTCAAATGCTAAATGACGGTCACCCTAGTGTGGTGAAGGCCATTACCTCAGGTATTGAAAATAACAGCCAGAATCTGAAGCTTTCAGAAAGCTACCAAGCGCAACTCAGGAGCAGGATTGATTCACCGAACATACTGGCACCCACCCGCGACCTTTTATTCGCTTTTCTCGCGAATAATGCCCAACCAACAGCTTTGAACAAATCCATTGCGAGAAAAATTCTGGAAACGCCAGATGTGTCGGCGTCTACACTGGCGCTGGCTCAGGATTTGATAAGTCGTTAA
- the choV gene encoding choline ABC transporter ATP-binding protein, giving the protein MKAVSIENLDVIFGHGLERSITMLDEGKTRQEIQEETGNVVGVSNATISVEQGEICVLMGLSGSGKSSLLRAVNGLNPVTRGSLKVRDGEEMVELNGIDANKLRDLRSHRVSMVFQKFALMPWLSVVDNVAFGLEMQGMGKAERRKRAMEKLEMVGLSEWHDKLPHELSGGMQQRVGLARAFCMDSDILLMDEPFSALDPLIRNQLQDELLELQRKLNKTILFVSHDLDEALKIGNNIAIMESGKIIQHGKPEDIVLRPETQYVEDFVAHTNPLNVLRGRSLMTAIGDLERRNNMVMLNEMEQSRLQFDSQSSLIAAYRGETTLPILTWDGETDVCALPKDVIVIANADISMRNALEIRYQTGLPLLLAENDQIIGVLSDNDFYHALLGKHFSNVG; this is encoded by the coding sequence ATGAAAGCAGTATCGATTGAAAACCTCGACGTGATTTTTGGTCATGGGCTTGAGCGCAGCATCACCATGCTGGACGAAGGTAAAACCCGTCAGGAAATTCAGGAGGAGACTGGCAATGTAGTTGGTGTCAGTAACGCCACCATTTCTGTCGAACAAGGTGAAATCTGTGTGTTGATGGGGCTGTCCGGCTCTGGTAAATCCAGTTTGCTGCGTGCTGTGAACGGCTTAAATCCAGTGACTCGGGGATCGTTAAAAGTACGTGATGGCGAGGAGATGGTGGAGCTTAACGGCATTGATGCAAACAAGCTTCGTGATCTCCGCTCACACCGCGTTTCCATGGTGTTCCAGAAGTTCGCACTGATGCCTTGGCTCAGCGTGGTAGACAACGTTGCTTTTGGCCTCGAAATGCAAGGCATGGGTAAAGCAGAGCGCCGCAAACGCGCTATGGAAAAGCTCGAAATGGTCGGCTTGAGTGAGTGGCATGACAAGCTGCCTCACGAGCTGTCGGGTGGCATGCAGCAACGAGTCGGCTTGGCGCGTGCTTTCTGTATGGACAGCGACATTCTACTGATGGATGAGCCTTTCTCAGCTCTCGACCCCTTGATCCGAAACCAGCTTCAAGATGAGTTATTGGAGCTTCAACGTAAGCTCAACAAGACGATTTTGTTTGTGAGCCACGACTTGGATGAAGCCCTGAAGATTGGCAACAACATTGCTATTATGGAATCAGGTAAAATCATACAGCATGGTAAACCGGAAGACATTGTGCTGCGCCCAGAGACCCAGTATGTTGAAGACTTTGTGGCGCATACCAATCCGCTTAATGTTTTACGAGGCCGTTCTTTAATGACTGCCATTGGCGATCTTGAGCGACGTAATAACATGGTTATGCTTAACGAAATGGAGCAAAGTAGACTTCAGTTTGATAGTCAGAGTTCATTGATTGCTGCCTATCGTGGTGAAACAACCTTGCCGATCCTGACTTGGGATGGTGAAACCGATGTTTGTGCGTTGCCGAAAGATGTCATCGTTATAGCCAATGCGGACATTTCAATGCGTAATGCGCTTGAAATTCGATACCAGACAGGTTTACCTCTGTTATTAGCGGAGAATGACCAAATTATTGGAGTATTATCTGATAACGATTTTTATCATGCCCTGCTAGGGAAGCACTTCTCCAATGTAGGATGA
- the choW gene encoding choline ABC transporter permease subunit translates to MNWITDNKIPLGDYMETVVDWLTYNAAGFFDALSISLEWLILSLVDVMQWFPPYVPIALTAGIAWLLHRRVSLVVFVVAALLLILNLGYWTEMIETFVLVLTATMLSVLLGVPLGILAAHRPWLYTFMRPVLDLMQTIPTFVYLIPTLVLFGLGVVPGLISTIIFAIAAPIRLTYLGIRSVPEELIEAGKAFGATPTKLLFKVELPAAMPNIMAGITQCIMLSLSMVVIAALVGADGLGKPVIRALNTVNISQGFEAGLAIVLVAIILDRLCKAPASQGKEG, encoded by the coding sequence ATGAACTGGATTACAGATAATAAAATTCCTCTCGGCGACTACATGGAAACCGTTGTCGATTGGCTAACTTACAATGCAGCGGGCTTTTTCGACGCGCTTTCTATTTCGCTTGAATGGCTGATTCTTTCCCTCGTCGATGTGATGCAATGGTTCCCACCGTATGTGCCTATTGCGTTGACTGCGGGCATCGCCTGGCTGCTTCACCGACGCGTTTCGCTGGTAGTTTTTGTCGTTGCAGCACTTTTGCTGATTTTGAATTTGGGCTACTGGACGGAGATGATAGAAACCTTCGTACTGGTGCTCACCGCGACCATGTTGTCGGTATTACTGGGTGTGCCGCTGGGTATTCTCGCTGCACATCGACCTTGGCTTTATACCTTTATGCGTCCGGTTCTGGACTTGATGCAAACCATCCCAACCTTCGTTTATCTGATCCCAACATTAGTGTTGTTCGGTCTGGGTGTTGTACCTGGCCTGATTTCCACGATTATTTTTGCCATCGCCGCACCTATCCGCCTGACTTATCTGGGTATCCGCAGCGTGCCAGAAGAGTTGATTGAAGCAGGCAAGGCTTTTGGTGCGACACCGACCAAACTGCTGTTCAAAGTGGAACTCCCTGCCGCCATGCCAAACATCATGGCGGGTATTACCCAGTGCATCATGTTGTCTTTATCAATGGTGGTGATTGCAGCGCTGGTGGGTGCGGACGGCTTGGGTAAGCCTGTGATCCGCGCTCTGAATACAGTGAATATCTCACAAGGTTTTGAGGCAGGACTCGCGATTGTATTGGTCGCTATTATCCTCGATCGTCTTTGCAAAGCGCCGGCTTCACAAGGAAAAGAGGGTTAA